The stretch of DNA TCCGTGTTGTTTACCCTCGACTAATAACATCACTCTTCTCCCCCGTCAGTTCCCAGCAAGTGTGCAAGAGCACGGGAGTTGTTCTGCACGGTCAGGACTCAACTCGGGGAGCTGAAAACAAAGTTTCCTGTGGAGCAGTATTACAGGTAAggatagatatatttatttattttatatatatttaaatatatatatatatatatataataatatatataaaatatatatataatatatatatatatatatataataaataaataatatatatatatataataaataaaatatatatataaataaataaatatatctatccTTACCTGTAATACTGCTCCACAGGAAACTTTGTTTTCAGCTCCACCGAGTTGAGTCCTGACCGTGCAGAACAACTCCCGTGCTCTTGCACACTTGCTGGGAACTGACGGGGGAGAAGAGTGATGTTATTAGTCGAGGGTAAACAACACGGATCTGCACCCACAGAGTCGGAGAGTGACTTATCGCTCACTTTCTTTGAATCCTGACGGCTGGTGGACACTTTGGAGGACCGTCAGTatctctctgcccgtctgctCCAACGTCTGGACCACTTTACGGATATCCTGCAACAAAGAGGTTTTATTAATACAATAAACGTCTTCTCCAACACAGTGAGCGATAAAGTCTTTGCATCCCATCATTATGCAACTAAATACTTCATTTGATGTGCACACTGATGCTGAAATGCAAATCAAGAGAATGCAATCATGTTTTGAATGTGGAACATCCCTATTTATGTACGTGGAAGTGAATGTAAAGGTGAGCATGCGTTAACGTTCAGGACGTCTGCCTACAACGGAAGCCTCAGTAGGACATATTAGTGGATGAAGTGTGGCGTTACGCGTCTCAGCGAAGCCTGCGGAACCACAACGCACGCGCTACCGGAAGTAATTAACGTTAGGTCACGTAATTAATAATTGAAGGGCAGTAACGACGCCGCGGCTTCGTCTCTCTGGGGGAAATAACGTCGCGCAGCTGGGTGTGGAGGTCGAGCACGAGCCGCCGCCGGCCATTAAAGCGCCGCTCGTCGTCCGCACCTCTCTGACGTCCTGGTCGGCGCTCAGGAAGCCCTGAATGGAGCTGAACATCTCGGTCACCGACATCTCGGCCCTCGGTGCACCGGTccgggagaggaagaggaggataaaggagatgaagaggaggaggaagctaaTTCATAAGCAGAAGAAACAAACATCAACGTGCACAATAACCGCCGTTGTTGTTTTGTCCGGCGCctgctgatgatgtcatcacgttTCTGCCTCCGCGCTGCTTTGTCCGGCgcctggtgatgatgtcatcacgtCCACGTGGCCGTCGCCAACGTTtcccactgaagaaaaaaaaatcatatttatgtatttattgcatGTATTAAAACAGGAAGGTTATCATCAATAACcacaccataataataataatttaaaatatactttacATTGTATGGACAACTGTgttatagtataataataataataataataataataataataatttacagattcaaaaatgtgttataatataataaattaatcaTCGTCAGGctacattattatatttgattCTTTAATCTCTATAACACACCATTAATATGATTCCATTCATTACTTTCATTCATTAACTgttatatatatcaataaattgTACGCTAAATATTTACACAAGCTGTAGACTTtaacaaagaaatacacatttcatgaTATGATAAGATATGtatatacactttcattttacactttttattttatttaattaatccatACACAAAACATGACATATTTATCaggtattattataattaaagtaatacaataaatagGAAACTAGTTCTTTTTAAAGGTGGAGCTGTGTGTTCCATGTTATGGATCACGAGGTTCACATGAGAAGAAACTATaacaaacagcagcaaacaCTCCAGACAGAAGGGAAACAATCCTACAATCTATTTTACAAgaaagattatttaaaataaatgttaaactaaataaatcagGGTTTAATATGTCTAGACCTGTTACAATAACATGATATTCACCCATAAGAATGATCTCATTACATaaacagatgaaaaataaaagtgttttttgggataatataataaatatatattatattatatacaatttAACTATCTCATATTTTTGAATTACTTataaatcatttgaaaaagtcAAAAACAGGCCTTAGTAAAATACAAAGCAAAATCATTTTTATcatcaaacaagataataactcgttcaaacgataacttgttcaaacaagattaataactcgttcaaacgagataataactcgttcaaacgagataataacttgttcaaacaaaataataactcgttcaaataagataataactcgttcaacaagataataacttgttcgAACGATAATtccttcaaacaagataataacttgttcaaacaagataataactcgttcaaacaagataataactccttcaaacaagataataacttgttcgAACGATAATtccttcaaacaagataataactcgttcaaacaagataataacttgttcaaacaaaataatatctccttcaaacaagataataacctCCTTAAATTATAACTTGTTAAAACAAGATGATAACTTGttaaaacaagataataactcgttcaaataagataataactCCTTAAATTATAACTTGTTAAAACAAGATGATAACTTGTTAAAACAAGATAACtcgttcaaacaagataataactcctTAAATTATAACTTGttaaaacaagataataactcgttcaaacaagataataactcgttcaaaaCGATATCtcgttcaaacaagataataacttgttcaaacaaaataataactcgttcaaataagataataactccttcaaacaagataataacttgttcaaacaaaataataactcgttcaaataagataataactccttcaaacaagataataacttgttcaaacaaaataataactcgttcaaataagataataactccttcaaacaagataataacttgttcaaaacaaaaataataactcgttcaaataagataataactccttcaaacaagataataacttgtttgAACGATAATtccttcaaacaagataataactcgttcaaacaagataataactcgttcaaacaagataataacttgttcaaacaagataataactcgttcaaacaagataataacttgttcaaaacaagataataactcctTAAATTATAACTTGTTTAAACAAGATGATAACttgttcaaacaagataataactcgttcaaacaagataataactcgttcaaacaagataataacttgttcaaACGATAACTTGTTCAAACAAGATGATAACTTGTTAAAACGAGATAATAACTTGTCCAAACAAGATGATAACTCCTTCAAACAAGATGATAACTCCTTCAAACAAGATGATAACTTGTTAAAACGagataataactcgttcaaacaAGAACACAACTTCTTCAGACAATAACTCGTTCAAACAGACAATAACTTGTttaaacaagataataactcgtAGAAACatgataatattttttaaagataataacTTATCTTGTgcaaacaaaatatgtattgtttattttgttttactttaattaatcttttaattaatttactgaCTTTCCTTGagtatttttttctattttaaaatgtaaatcagcCTC from Cyclopterus lumpus isolate fCycLum1 chromosome 21, fCycLum1.pri, whole genome shotgun sequence encodes:
- the LOC117750715 gene encoding LOW QUALITY PROTEIN: translin-like (The sequence of the model RefSeq protein was modified relative to this genomic sequence to represent the inferred CDS: deleted 1 base in 1 codon), with the protein product MSVTEMFSSIQGFLSADQDVREDIRKVVQTLEQTGREILTVLQSVHQPSGFKEIPSKCARARELFCTVRTQLVELKTKFPVEQYYR